A DNA window from Ctenopharyngodon idella isolate HZGC_01 chromosome 10, HZGC01, whole genome shotgun sequence contains the following coding sequences:
- the LOC127520478 gene encoding galactosylgalactosylxylosylprotein 3-beta-glucuronosyltransferase 1-like encodes MPKRKDFLALVLIVLPWTLLITFWHQRSGNPLLPVLKANRTGVGKAHQRSFRLHEPCIIKNKHITEITRMKYVYSHSLPWSDALPTLHVITPTYSRPVQKAELIRLTNTLLHVPKLHWLVVEDAAQRTAMVSRLLENTGLNYTHLNVETPLNLKVLKKPKNARIPRGTMQRNLALRWLRENINSSSGHKGVVYFADDDNTYSLELFEEMRWTRKASVWPVAFVGGLRYESPKINSQGKVFGWRTVFDPRRPFAIDMAGFAVNLQLILSKPQAYFKLKGVKGGYQESSLLQDLVTLSDLEPKASNCTKVLVWHTRTERPLLVNEGKKGFTNASVEV; translated from the exons ATGCCGAAGAGAAAGGACTTCCTGGCACTCGTTTTGATTGTGTTACCATGGACTTTACTCATCACATTTTGGCACCAACGTTCTGGCAACCCGTTGCTTCCAGTTCTGAAAG CTAACAGAACTGGGGTCGGTAAAGCTCACCAAAGAAGCTTTAGACTTCATGAGCCCTGCATCATAAAGAACAAGCACATCACTGAGATCACCCGGATGAAATACGTCTACAGCCACTCTCTACCCTGGTCTGATGCACTGCCAACTCTTCATGTAATAACTCCAACCTACAGTAGGCCTGTCCAGAAGGCAGAGTTGATCCGCCTCACTAACACTCTCCTACACGTCCCCAAACTTCACTGGCTAGTGGTGGAGGACGCGGCACAGAGGACGGCGATGGTGTCCAGACTGCTGGAGAACACGGGACTGAATTACACCCACTTGAATGTAGAGACTCCTTTGAATCTCAAAGTGTTGAAGAAGCCCAAAAATGCACGTATTCCACGTGGAACCATGCAGAGGAACCTGGCTCTCCGCTGGCTCAGGGAGAACATCAACTCCAGCTCGGGTCATAAAGGAGTTGTGTATTTTGCAGATGATGATAATACTTACAGCTTGGAGCTGTTTGAGGAG ATGCGATGGACTCGTAAAGCATCTGTCTGGCCGGTCGCCTTCGTCGGAGGTCTCCGGTACGAGTCGCCAAAAATCAATTCTCAAGGCAAAGTGTTCGGCTGGAGGACGGTGTTTGACCCTCGTCGGCCTTTTGCCATCGACATGGCTGGGTTTGCAGTGAACCTTCAGCTCATCCTCAGCAAACCTCAAGCCTACTTTAAGCTAAAAGGGGTAAAAGGCGGATACCAGGAGAGCAGTTTGCTACAGGATCTGGTCACTCTCAGTGACCTGGAACCCAAAGCCTCTAACTGCACAAAG GTACTGGTTTGGCACACCCGGACAGAAAGACCCTTGCTTGTGAATGAAGGAAAAAAGGGATTCACAAATGCCAGCGTGGAAGTATGA
- the LOC127520479 gene encoding galactosylgalactosylxylosylprotein 3-beta-glucuronosyltransferase 1-like isoform X1 yields the protein MPKRKDILELVLVVLPWILLITLWLQRPGNSLLPVPKANRTGVGKAHQRSFRLHEPCIIKNKHITEITRMKYVHSHSLPCFDALPTLHVITPTYSRPVQKAELIRLTNTLLHVPKLHWLVVEDAAQSTAMVSRLLENTGLNYTHLNVETPPDFKVLKKPRNESIPRGTMQRNLALRWLRENINSSSGHKGVVYFADDDNTYSLELFEEMRWTRKVSVWPVAFVGGLRYETPKINSQGKVFGWRTVFDPRRPFAIDMAGFAVNLQFILSKPQAYFKLKSVKGGYQESSLLQDLVTLSDLEPKASNCTKVLVWHTRTERPLLVNEGKKGFTNASVEV from the exons ATGCCGAAGAGAAAGGACATCCTTGAACTCGTTTTAGTTGTGCTACCATGGATTTTACTCATCACGCTTTGGCTCCAACGTCCTGGCAACTCGTTGCTTCCAGTTCCGAAGG CTAACAGAACTGGGGTCGGTAAAGCTCACCAAAGAAGCTTTAGACTTCATGAGCCCTGCATCATAAAGAACAAGCACATCACTGAGATCACCCGGATGAAATACGTCCACAGCCACTCTCTACCCTGTTTTGATGCATTGCCAACTCTTCATGTAATAACTCCAACCTACAGTAGGCCCGTCCAGAAGGCAGAGTTGATCCGCCTCACTAACACTCTCCTACACGTCCCCAAACTTCACTGGCTAGTGGTGGAGGACGCGGCACAGAGCACGGCGATGGTGTCCAGACTGCTGGAGAACACGGGACTGAATTACACCCATTTGAATGTAGAGACGCCGCCGGATTTCAAAGTGTTGAAGAAGCCCAGAAATGAAAGTATTCCACGTGGAACCATGCAGAGGAACCTGGCTCTCCGCTGGCTCAGGGAGAACATCAACTCCAGCTCGGGTCATAAAGGAGTTGTGTATTTTGCAGATGATGATAATACTTACAGCTTGGAGCTGTTTGAGGAG ATGCGATGGACTCGTAAAGTATCTGTCTGGCCGGTCGCCTTCGTCGGAGGTCTCCGGTACGAGACGCCCAAAATCAATTCTCAAGGCAAAGTGTTCGGCTGGAGGACGGTGTTTGACCCTCGTCGGCCTTTTGCCATCGACATGGCTGGGTTTGCAGTGAACCTTCAGTTCATCCTCAGCAAACCTCAAGCCTACTTTAAGCTAAAAAGTGTAAAAGGCGGATACCAGGAGAGCAGTTTGCTACAGGATCTGGTCACTCTCAGTGACCTGGAACCCAAAGCCTCTAACTGCACAAAG GTACTGGTTTGGCACACCCGGACAGAAAGACCCCTGCTTGTGAATGAAGGAAAAAAGGGATTCACAAATGCCAGCGTGGAAGTATGA